In one Streptomyces marincola genomic region, the following are encoded:
- a CDS encoding heavy-metal-associated domain-containing protein — translation MSTITYRVSGMTCGHCEGAVKQEVGGLPGVTEVTAAADTGLVTVTAEGSLDDEAVRAAVDEAGYELVGRAG, via the coding sequence ATGAGCACCATCACGTACCGCGTTTCCGGCATGACCTGCGGGCACTGCGAGGGCGCGGTCAAGCAGGAGGTCGGCGGCCTGCCCGGCGTCACCGAGGTGACGGCCGCCGCGGACACCGGCCTGGTCACCGTCACCGCGGAGGGGTCGTTGGACGACGAGGCGGTGCGCGCGGCGGTCGACGAGGCCGGGTACGAACTCGTCGGGCGCGCCGGGTAG
- a CDS encoding citrate synthase produces the protein MSENRYGDNADDAVVVRYGDGEYRYPLVDSSVGDRGFDIGKLRAQTGLVTLDSGYGNTAGCKSAITYLDGEQGILRYRGYPIEQLAERGTFLETAYLLINGELPTVDELATFQGEITQHTLLHEDVKRFFDGFPSDAHPMAMLTSVVSALSTFYQDSHNPFDERQRHISTIRLLAKLPTIAAYAYKKAMGHPIVYPRNDLGYVENFLRMTFSVPAAEYEVDPVVASALDKLLILHADHEQNCSASTVRIVGSSQANLFVSISAGINALWGPLHGGANAAVLEMLEDIQRQGGDVDSFIRKVKNKEQGVRLMGFGHRVYKSFDPRAKIIKAAAHDVLSALGKSDELLDIALRLEERALSDDYFVSRNLYPNVDFYTGLIYRAMGFPTSMFTVLFALGRLPGWIAQWHEMITDPTTRIGRPRQVYTGVVERDYKPVEQR, from the coding sequence GTGAGCGAAAACCGCTACGGCGACAATGCAGACGATGCAGTAGTAGTGCGGTACGGCGACGGCGAGTACCGCTATCCGCTGGTGGACAGCTCGGTCGGTGACCGCGGCTTCGACATCGGCAAGCTGCGGGCGCAGACCGGTCTGGTGACCCTGGACTCCGGTTACGGCAACACGGCCGGATGCAAGTCCGCCATTACCTACCTCGACGGGGAACAGGGCATTCTCCGCTACCGGGGTTACCCCATCGAGCAGCTCGCCGAGCGCGGCACGTTCCTTGAGACGGCCTACCTGCTCATCAACGGCGAGCTGCCGACGGTCGACGAGTTGGCGACGTTCCAGGGCGAGATCACCCAGCACACGCTGCTCCACGAGGACGTGAAGCGCTTCTTCGACGGCTTCCCTTCGGACGCCCATCCGATGGCGATGCTGACCTCCGTGGTGAGCGCGCTGTCGACGTTCTACCAGGACAGCCACAACCCGTTCGACGAGCGGCAGCGGCACATCTCCACGATCCGGCTGCTCGCCAAGCTGCCGACGATCGCGGCCTACGCGTACAAGAAGGCGATGGGGCACCCCATCGTCTACCCGCGCAACGACCTCGGTTACGTGGAGAACTTCCTGCGGATGACCTTCTCGGTGCCGGCCGCCGAGTACGAGGTCGACCCGGTCGTGGCGAGCGCGCTCGACAAGCTGCTGATCCTGCACGCGGACCACGAGCAGAACTGCTCGGCGTCCACCGTGCGGATCGTCGGCTCCTCCCAGGCCAACCTGTTCGTCTCCATCTCCGCGGGGATCAACGCCCTGTGGGGCCCCCTGCACGGCGGGGCGAACGCGGCGGTGCTTGAGATGCTGGAGGACATCCAGCGGCAGGGCGGCGACGTCGACAGCTTCATCCGCAAGGTGAAGAACAAGGAGCAGGGTGTCCGCCTGATGGGCTTCGGGCACCGCGTCTACAAGAGCTTCGACCCGCGGGCGAAGATCATCAAGGCGGCTGCCCACGACGTGCTCTCGGCGCTCGGCAAGTCGGACGAACTGCTCGACATCGCGCTCCGCCTGGAGGAGCGCGCCCTGAGCGACGACTACTTCGTCTCGCGCAACCTCTACCCGAACGTCGACTTCTACACCGGCCTGATCTACCGGGCGATGGGCTTCCCGACCAGCATGTTCACCGTGCTGTTCGCGCTGGGCCGGCTGCCCGGCTGGATCGCGCAGTGGCACGAGATGATCACCGACCCGACCACCAGGATCGGCCGCCCGCGGCAGGTCTACACCGGTGTCGTCGAGCGCGACTACAAGCCGGTCGAGCAGCGTTGA
- the recD2 gene encoding SF1B family DNA helicase RecD2 — MSHSAVIEGVLERITYANEENGYTVARVDTGHGGGELLTVVGALLGAQVGESLRMQGRWGSHPQYGRQFTVENYTTVLPATVQGIRRYLGSGLIKGIGPKTAERIVDHFGTDTLDVIEDDPKKLIAVPGLGPKRTALIAQAWEEQKAIKEVMVFLQSVEVSTSIAVRIYKKYGDASISVVKNQPYRLAADVWGIGFLTADRIARAVGIPQDSPERVKAGLSYALSQATDQGHCYLPEERLIADAVKLLQVDTGLVIDCLGELAEQPDGEGVVRERVPDPQGDEGAVTAVYLVPFHRAELSLAGQTRRLLTAPDDRLAAFADVDWARALAWLAERTGAELAEEQEQAVRLALTEKVAVLTGGPGCGKSFTVRSVVELARAKRAKVVLAAPTGRAAKRLSELTGAEASTVHRLLELKPGGDAAYDRDRPLDADLVVVDEASMLDLLLANKLVKAVAPGAHLLLVGDVDQLPSVGAGEVLRDLLAPGSPVPAVRLTKIFRQAQQSGVVTNAHRINSGLPPVTQGLADFFLFVEDDTEEAGRLTVDVAARRIPARFGLDPRRDVQVLAPMHRGPAGAGVLNGLLQQAVTPPRPGLAEKRFGGRVFRVGDKVTQIRNNYDKGANGVFNGTVGVVTALDPVDQSLTVRTDEDEEVAYDFAELDELAHAYAVTIHRSQGSEYPCVVVPVTTSAWMMLQRNLLYTAVTRAKRLVVLVGSRRALGQAVRTVSAGRRCTALDARLSGAIGL, encoded by the coding sequence ATGTCGCACAGTGCGGTGATCGAGGGCGTCCTTGAGCGCATCACCTATGCCAACGAGGAGAACGGCTACACGGTGGCGCGCGTCGACACCGGCCACGGCGGCGGCGAACTGCTCACGGTGGTGGGCGCGTTGCTCGGCGCGCAGGTCGGGGAGTCGCTGCGCATGCAGGGCCGCTGGGGCTCGCACCCGCAGTACGGCCGCCAGTTCACCGTGGAGAACTACACGACGGTGCTGCCCGCGACGGTGCAGGGCATCCGCCGCTACCTGGGCTCCGGGCTGATCAAGGGCATCGGCCCGAAGACGGCGGAGCGGATCGTGGACCACTTCGGGACCGACACGCTCGACGTCATCGAGGACGACCCGAAGAAGCTGATCGCCGTGCCCGGTCTCGGGCCGAAGCGGACCGCGCTGATCGCCCAGGCATGGGAGGAGCAGAAGGCCATCAAGGAGGTCATGGTCTTCCTCCAGAGCGTGGAGGTCTCCACGTCCATCGCCGTGCGCATCTACAAGAAGTACGGGGACGCCTCGATCTCCGTCGTGAAGAACCAGCCCTACCGGCTGGCCGCCGACGTGTGGGGCATCGGGTTCCTGACCGCCGACCGGATCGCCCGCGCGGTCGGCATCCCGCAGGACAGCCCGGAACGGGTGAAGGCGGGCCTGTCCTACGCGCTGTCCCAGGCGACCGACCAGGGGCACTGCTACCTGCCGGAGGAACGCTTGATCGCCGACGCGGTCAAGCTGCTCCAGGTGGACACCGGGCTGGTGATCGACTGCCTCGGGGAGCTGGCGGAGCAGCCGGACGGCGAGGGCGTGGTGCGCGAGCGGGTGCCGGACCCGCAGGGCGATGAGGGCGCGGTCACGGCCGTGTACCTGGTGCCGTTCCACCGGGCCGAGCTGTCGCTCGCGGGGCAGACGCGCCGGCTGCTCACCGCGCCTGACGACCGGCTCGCGGCGTTCGCCGACGTGGACTGGGCCAGGGCCCTGGCCTGGCTGGCGGAGCGCACCGGGGCCGAGCTGGCGGAGGAGCAGGAGCAGGCGGTCAGGCTGGCGCTGACCGAGAAGGTCGCGGTGCTCACCGGTGGGCCCGGCTGCGGCAAGTCGTTCACGGTGCGGTCCGTGGTGGAGCTGGCGCGGGCCAAGCGGGCCAAGGTCGTGCTCGCCGCGCCGACCGGCCGGGCGGCCAAGCGGCTCTCGGAGCTGACGGGGGCCGAGGCGTCCACGGTGCACCGCCTGCTTGAGCTGAAGCCGGGCGGGGACGCGGCCTACGACCGGGACCGGCCGCTCGACGCGGACCTCGTGGTGGTGGACGAGGCGTCGATGCTCGACCTCCTCCTGGCGAACAAGCTGGTGAAGGCGGTGGCGCCGGGCGCGCACCTGCTGCTGGTCGGGGACGTGGACCAGCTGCCGTCCGTGGGCGCGGGCGAGGTGCTGCGCGACCTGCTCGCGCCCGGCAGCCCGGTGCCCGCGGTGCGGCTGACGAAGATCTTCCGGCAGGCCCAGCAGTCGGGCGTGGTCACCAACGCGCACCGGATCAACTCGGGCCTGCCGCCGGTGACGCAGGGCCTGGCCGACTTCTTCCTGTTCGTCGAGGACGACACGGAGGAGGCGGGCCGGCTGACGGTGGATGTCGCGGCGCGCAGGATCCCGGCCAGGTTCGGCCTCGACCCGCGGCGCGACGTGCAGGTGCTGGCCCCGATGCACCGGGGCCCGGCGGGCGCCGGCGTGCTGAACGGCCTGTTGCAGCAGGCCGTCACGCCGCCCCGGCCCGGGCTCGCCGAGAAGCGGTTCGGCGGCCGGGTCTTCCGGGTGGGCGACAAGGTCACCCAGATCAGGAACAACTATGACAAGGGCGCCAACGGCGTGTTCAACGGCACGGTCGGCGTCGTGACGGCCCTCGACCCGGTCGACCAGTCGCTGACCGTGCGCACCGACGAGGACGAGGAGGTGGCGTACGACTTCGCCGAGCTGGACGAGCTGGCCCACGCGTACGCGGTGACCATCCACCGCTCGCAGGGCAGCGAGTATCCGTGCGTGGTCGTGCCGGTGACGACGAGCGCGTGGATGATGCTCCAGCGCAATCTGCTGTACACGGCGGTGACGCGGGCCAAGCGCCTCGTCGTGCTCGTCGGGTCGCGCCGCGCGCTGGGCCAGGCGGTCCGCACGGTGTCGGCCGGCCGGAGGTGCACGGCGCTCGACGCGCGCCTGTCCGGGGCGATAGGTCTGTGA
- a CDS encoding PEP/pyruvate-binding domain-containing protein: MRTPDLEVHDDPLGAQAGAALPLHDPRAARAALTGNKAAALARAAGARLPVLPGFVVLPPEAGARGRDLYDAWRELSDEGRTALIVRSSSTAEDTAHSSLAGRFLSLPDVRGWDAFLRALRAVRASGDAPMAVLVQPMLRARVGGVLFGADPLAGRTDRLLLSAVAGGPDLLVGGALPGADLRLTPHGRPVRPRAAAPAGGRPLLTGAELRRLAGLARRARQVFGGPQDIEFGFAADGGQLWLFQARPITAMAPRPPRRARLLGPGPVAETLPGVLRPLEEDLWVVPMAHGLAAALDLAGAAPRRTLRAVPAVTTVGGRAVADLALLGLAPGRRGPAARLNPGPPLRRLRAAWRVGRLRAALPRLATALRADVDRHLAEAPAPAGLGPAALTAALRWSRAVLVALHAQEALAGALLPPEERPGGGAAAAGLAALHHGRAEGLTDAQLTAARPEVLALVPPSLTEPLRLPPRGAAGTGPGTGTLGTREALRLRIRWVHAFQVALVREAARRSVGVDRFALLRWPELLTAAAGGPLPADLAGRRPPGAAPPLPDAFRVAACGAVVAARARDAADGADGAGRGVSGGRVLGVAWDGAGEPPRGAVLVTRTLDPSLAPLLPALTGLVAQTGSPLSHLALLARELNLPVVTGAAGAVDRFPPGTPLLLDGGTGEVAARDLTAEARP, from the coding sequence ATGCGCACACCAGACCTCGAAGTCCACGACGATCCGCTCGGCGCCCAGGCGGGCGCCGCCCTCCCTCTGCACGACCCGCGCGCCGCGCGCGCGGCCCTGACCGGCAACAAGGCCGCGGCCCTGGCCAGAGCCGCGGGCGCGCGGCTGCCGGTGCTGCCCGGGTTCGTGGTCCTGCCCCCGGAGGCGGGCGCGCGCGGCCGCGACCTGTACGACGCCTGGCGCGAACTGAGCGACGAGGGGCGCACCGCACTCATCGTGCGCTCCTCCTCGACGGCCGAGGACACCGCGCACTCCTCGCTGGCCGGCCGGTTCCTGTCCCTGCCCGACGTGCGCGGCTGGGACGCGTTCCTCCGCGCGCTGCGCGCGGTCCGCGCCTCGGGCGACGCGCCCATGGCCGTCCTGGTGCAGCCGATGCTGCGCGCCCGCGTCGGCGGCGTGCTGTTCGGCGCCGACCCGCTGGCCGGGCGCACCGACCGGCTGCTGCTGAGCGCCGTGGCCGGCGGACCCGACCTGCTGGTCGGCGGCGCCCTGCCGGGCGCGGACCTGCGGCTCACCCCGCACGGCCGCCCGGTGCGGCCCCGCGCCGCCGCGCCGGCCGGCGGCCGGCCGCTGCTCACCGGCGCGGAGCTGCGCCGGCTCGCCGGGCTCGCGCGGCGCGCGCGCCAGGTGTTCGGCGGGCCGCAGGACATCGAGTTCGGGTTCGCGGCGGACGGCGGGCAGCTGTGGCTGTTCCAGGCGCGGCCGATCACCGCGATGGCGCCGCGCCCCCCGCGGCGCGCCAGGCTGCTCGGCCCTGGTCCCGTCGCGGAGACCCTGCCGGGCGTGCTGCGCCCGTTGGAGGAGGACCTGTGGGTGGTGCCCATGGCGCACGGGCTGGCCGCCGCGCTCGACCTGGCCGGGGCCGCGCCGCGCCGCACGCTGCGCGCGGTGCCCGCGGTGACCACCGTCGGCGGGCGGGCCGTCGCCGACCTGGCCCTGCTCGGCCTCGCCCCCGGCCGGCGCGGCCCGGCCGCGCGGCTGAACCCCGGCCCCCCGCTGCGGCGGCTGCGCGCCGCCTGGCGGGTGGGCCGGCTGCGCGCCGCGCTGCCGCGGCTGGCCACCGCCCTGCGGGCGGACGTGGACCGGCACCTGGCCGAGGCGCCGGCTCCCGCCGGGCTCGGACCCGCCGCGCTGACAGCCGCGCTGCGCTGGTCGCGCGCCGTGCTGGTCGCGTTGCACGCCCAGGAGGCACTGGCCGGCGCGCTGCTCCCGCCCGAGGAACGGCCGGGCGGCGGCGCCGCGGCGGCCGGCCTCGCGGCGCTGCACCACGGCCGGGCCGAGGGCCTGACCGACGCGCAACTGACAGCGGCGCGGCCCGAGGTGCTCGCGCTGGTGCCGCCCAGCCTCACCGAGCCGCTGCGGCTGCCGCCGCGGGGCGCCGCGGGCACGGGTCCCGGCACGGGAACGCTCGGCACCAGGGAGGCGTTGCGGCTGCGCATCCGGTGGGTGCACGCGTTCCAGGTCGCGCTGGTCCGCGAGGCGGCGCGGCGCAGCGTCGGCGTGGACCGGTTCGCGCTGCTGCGCTGGCCCGAGCTGCTGACGGCCGCGGCGGGCGGCCCGCTGCCCGCCGATCTGGCGGGACGCCGGCCGCCGGGCGCGGCCCCGCCGCTGCCCGACGCGTTCCGGGTCGCCGCGTGCGGCGCCGTGGTGGCCGCGCGGGCGCGCGACGCGGCGGACGGGGCGGACGGGGCCGGGCGCGGCGTCTCGGGCGGCCGGGTGCTCGGCGTGGCGTGGGACGGCGCGGGCGAGCCGCCGCGCGGCGCGGTGCTCGTCACCCGCACCCTCGACCCGTCGCTCGCGCCGCTGCTGCCCGCGCTGACCGGCCTGGTGGCGCAGACCGGCAGCCCGCTGTCGCACCTGGCGCTGCTGGCGCGCGAGCTGAACCTGCCGGTCGTCACCGGCGCGGCCGGCGCCGTCGACCGCTTCCCGCCGGGCACGCCGCTGCTGCTCGACGGCGGCACGGGCGAGGTGGCCGCGCGTGACCTGACGGCGGAGGCGCGGCCATGA
- the ehuB gene encoding ectoine/hydroxyectoine ABC transporter substrate-binding protein EhuB, translated as MAPPERKKPTYSRRAAGVSRRSLLAGAAALGALGAAGCSRIPSEGTVEGGDLLERLRDRGSVKVGIANEPPFGWINDDGEPTGQAPAIARVIFERLGVDTITPVNVDFSALIPGLKAQQFDVVSAGMFINPTRCAQVLFADPDYIMLDAMIVPAGNPEGITDYQSIVDKGLRLATGQAYAEIEYARDAGIDDLLILPDQVAGLDAVAQGRVHAFAGTNVTVKGAVEGNDRVEATEPFQPMLGGEPALGAGGFAFRLSEKNFRDAFNEELHKLKDSGELLDIVAPFGFTEQEMTDLTLEELCP; from the coding sequence ATGGCTCCACCAGAGAGAAAGAAACCGACATATTCACGAAGAGCCGCAGGGGTGAGCCGCCGCTCGCTGCTGGCGGGGGCTGCGGCTCTCGGTGCCCTCGGCGCGGCCGGTTGCAGCCGCATTCCCTCCGAGGGCACGGTCGAGGGGGGTGATCTGCTGGAGCGGCTGCGGGACCGCGGCAGCGTCAAGGTCGGCATCGCGAACGAACCTCCGTTCGGCTGGATCAACGACGACGGCGAGCCGACCGGGCAGGCCCCGGCCATCGCCCGAGTGATCTTCGAACGGCTCGGTGTGGACACCATCACACCGGTGAACGTGGACTTCAGCGCCCTGATCCCCGGCCTCAAGGCACAGCAGTTCGACGTGGTCTCCGCCGGCATGTTCATCAACCCCACCCGGTGCGCCCAGGTGCTGTTCGCCGACCCGGACTACATCATGCTCGACGCGATGATCGTCCCGGCCGGCAATCCCGAGGGGATCACGGACTACCAGTCGATCGTCGACAAGGGTCTGCGGCTGGCCACGGGACAGGCGTACGCGGAGATCGAGTACGCCAGGGACGCGGGCATCGACGACCTGCTGATCCTGCCCGACCAGGTGGCCGGCCTCGACGCCGTCGCCCAGGGCCGGGTGCACGCGTTCGCCGGGACCAACGTCACCGTCAAGGGCGCGGTCGAGGGCAACGACCGGGTCGAGGCCACCGAGCCGTTCCAGCCGATGCTGGGCGGGGAGCCCGCGCTGGGCGCCGGCGGCTTCGCGTTCCGGCTCTCCGAGAAGAACTTCCGCGACGCCTTCAACGAGGAACTGCACAAGCTCAAGGACAGCGGCGAGCTGCTGGACATCGTCGCCCCGTTCGGCTTCACCGAGCAGGAGATGACCGATCTCACGCTTGAGGAGCTGTGCCCATGA
- the ehuC gene encoding ectoine/hydroxyectoine ABC transporter permease subunit EhuC, with product MMSEGMFSNYFLPGIWITIQVTFFSAALALVVAFVIGTLRTSRLWIVRFLSGIYFELFRGTSSLVLMFWLVFAVPLMFRLQFVPMFAGVLALGLTYGAYGSEVVRGALAAVPVAQREAGVALGFTKFQRLRRIEVPQAWPEMVPPFNNLLIELLKGTALVSTIMVADMTYAANLVRIGSNESAPVYTLLLALYFVFAFVLTRGMRVLEKHAKSRVGQAPPGGGGLWSRLSLRSSAGEGSGALTAGGTTR from the coding sequence ATGATGAGCGAAGGGATGTTCAGCAACTACTTCCTCCCCGGCATCTGGATCACCATTCAGGTCACCTTCTTCAGCGCGGCCCTCGCCCTGGTCGTCGCGTTCGTGATCGGGACGCTGCGGACCTCGCGCCTGTGGATCGTGCGCTTCCTGTCCGGGATCTACTTCGAGCTGTTCCGCGGCACGTCCTCGCTGGTGCTGATGTTCTGGCTGGTGTTCGCCGTCCCCCTGATGTTCCGGTTGCAGTTCGTGCCGATGTTCGCGGGCGTGCTGGCCCTGGGGCTGACGTACGGCGCCTACGGGTCCGAGGTGGTGCGCGGCGCGCTGGCCGCCGTGCCGGTGGCCCAGCGCGAGGCGGGAGTCGCGCTGGGCTTCACCAAGTTCCAGCGGCTGCGGCGGATCGAGGTGCCGCAGGCGTGGCCCGAGATGGTGCCGCCGTTCAACAACCTGCTGATCGAACTGCTCAAGGGCACCGCGCTGGTCTCCACGATCATGGTCGCGGACATGACGTACGCGGCCAACCTCGTGCGCATCGGCAGCAACGAGAGCGCCCCGGTGTACACGCTGCTGCTCGCCCTCTACTTCGTGTTCGCGTTCGTCCTCACCCGCGGCATGCGCGTGCTGGAGAAGCACGCCAAGTCCCGCGTGGGCCAGGCGCCGCCGGGCGGCGGCGGCCTGTGGTCGCGGCTCTCGCTGCGCTCCAGCGCCGGTGAGGGCTCCGGCGCGCTGACGGCGGGAGGCACGACCCGATGA
- the ehuD gene encoding ectoine/hydroxyectoine ABC transporter permease subunit EhuD encodes MNWDWNVVGDFMPRFWDGVLLTLQALLFGSLIAFSLGLVWAIAQRSRHAVIRWPVNALTEFIRNTPLLVQLFFLFYVVPEWGPSMSALTTGIIGLGLHYSTYTAEVYRAGIGGVPPGQWEAATALSLPRTRTWTAVILPQAIRRVVPALGNYVIAMLKDSPMIAIIGALEMFGEAESFSNETFTFEAYTIVGIAFIAIAYPASLLIRVLERRLAITS; translated from the coding sequence ATGAACTGGGACTGGAACGTCGTCGGCGACTTCATGCCGCGCTTCTGGGACGGGGTGCTGCTCACGCTTCAGGCGCTGCTGTTCGGCAGCCTGATCGCGTTCAGCCTCGGGCTCGTGTGGGCCATCGCCCAGCGCTCGCGGCACGCGGTGATCCGCTGGCCGGTGAACGCGCTCACGGAGTTCATCCGCAACACGCCGCTGCTGGTGCAGCTGTTCTTCCTGTTCTACGTGGTGCCCGAGTGGGGTCCTTCGATGTCGGCGCTGACCACCGGCATCATCGGCCTCGGGCTGCACTACTCGACCTACACGGCCGAGGTCTACCGGGCCGGGATCGGCGGCGTGCCGCCCGGCCAGTGGGAGGCGGCCACCGCGCTCAGCCTGCCGCGCACCCGCACCTGGACCGCGGTGATCCTGCCGCAGGCCATCCGCCGGGTCGTGCCCGCGCTGGGCAACTACGTCATCGCCATGCTGAAGGACTCCCCCATGATCGCGATCATCGGGGCACTGGAAATGTTCGGAGAGGCCGAGAGCTTCAGCAACGAAACGTTCACATTCGAGGCATACACGATCGTCGGCATCGCCTTCATCGCCATCGCCTACCCGGCCTCTCTGCTCATCCGCGTCCTGGAGCGTCGTCTTGCCATCACCAGCTGA
- the ehuA gene encoding ectoine/hydroxyectoine ABC transporter ATP-binding protein EhuA — MPSPADTPRNSASSRANGSELIRFDKVTKRFGDVTVLDQLDFSVATGKHVTLIGPSGSGKTTILRLLMTLLTPDEGTIRVDGDYLNHQERDGKLVKAGDKHVREVRKKIGMVFQQFNLFPNMKVLRNVTEAPVHVLGMSKDEAEQRGRELIELVGLTEQLDKYPSQLSGGQQQRVAIARALAMRPQVLLLDEVTSALDPELVAGVLDVLRDIAHTTDITMLVVTHEMSFARDISDSVLMFDQGKIVESGSPDKMFSDPEHERTREFLSTVL; from the coding sequence TTGCCATCACCAGCTGACACCCCGAGAAACTCCGCGTCCAGCCGGGCCAACGGCTCCGAGCTGATCCGGTTCGACAAGGTCACCAAGCGCTTCGGGGACGTGACCGTCCTCGACCAGCTCGACTTCTCCGTCGCGACCGGCAAGCACGTCACCCTCATCGGCCCCTCCGGCTCCGGCAAGACCACGATCCTGCGGCTGCTGATGACGCTGCTCACGCCGGACGAGGGCACCATCAGGGTCGACGGCGACTACCTCAACCACCAGGAGCGCGACGGCAAGCTCGTCAAGGCGGGGGACAAGCACGTCCGCGAGGTCCGCAAGAAGATCGGCATGGTCTTCCAGCAGTTCAACCTCTTCCCCAACATGAAGGTGCTGCGGAACGTCACCGAGGCGCCCGTGCACGTGCTCGGCATGTCCAAGGACGAGGCCGAGCAGCGGGGCAGGGAACTGATCGAACTCGTCGGCCTCACCGAACAGCTCGACAAGTACCCGAGCCAGCTCTCCGGCGGCCAGCAGCAGCGCGTGGCCATCGCCCGCGCGCTCGCGATGCGCCCGCAGGTGCTGCTGCTCGACGAGGTGACCTCCGCGCTCGACCCGGAACTCGTGGCCGGCGTCCTCGACGTGCTGCGCGACATCGCGCACACCACGGACATCACCATGCTCGTCGTCACCCACGAGATGAGCTTCGCGCGCGACATCTCCGACTCCGTCCTGATGTTCGACCAGGGCAAGATCGTGGAATCCGGGTCGCCGGACAAGATGTTCAGCGACCCCGAGCACGAACGGACCCGGGAGTTCCTCTCCACGGTCCTGTGA
- a CDS encoding IclR family transcriptional regulator: MATMSGRTAPFQSVRQALRLLETVAGCPDGLAEDELARRSGLPPQALPQLLRMLCHDGYLRRQTDGGYAAGQTLLALGSAEDRRQTRQARLQAALDALRDSIGAAIYLARYTDGELIVTHTSDTPDIPPVNEWVDFRSAAHATAIGKCLLGQLDDDGRRDHLARHRAARLTSRTITDQRTLLSSLDRQPATMPVLDLQEYAVGTLCAAVPLTAGASVACLALSLPVGQAHRLRRAAEALNRQAAPALLTLVV; encoded by the coding sequence GTGGCGACCATGTCCGGGCGGACGGCCCCGTTCCAGTCCGTGCGCCAGGCCCTGCGGCTGCTGGAGACCGTCGCGGGCTGCCCCGACGGACTGGCCGAGGACGAACTGGCGCGCCGTTCCGGCCTGCCGCCGCAGGCGCTGCCGCAACTGCTGCGCATGCTCTGCCACGACGGCTACCTGAGACGGCAGACCGACGGCGGCTACGCGGCCGGCCAGACCCTGCTCGCCCTCGGCTCCGCCGAGGACCGCAGACAGACCCGGCAGGCCAGACTCCAGGCCGCGCTCGACGCGTTGCGCGACTCGATCGGGGCCGCGATCTACCTCGCCCGCTACACCGACGGCGAGCTGATCGTGACGCACACCTCGGACACCCCCGACATCCCGCCGGTCAACGAGTGGGTCGACTTCCGTTCCGCCGCCCACGCCACCGCCATCGGCAAGTGCCTGCTCGGCCAGCTCGACGACGACGGCCGCCGCGACCACCTGGCCAGGCACCGCGCGGCCCGCCTCACCTCGCGCACCATCACCGACCAGCGCACGCTGCTCAGCTCCCTGGACCGCCAGCCGGCCACGATGCCCGTGCTCGACCTCCAGGAGTACGCCGTCGGCACGCTGTGCGCGGCCGTGCCGCTGACCGCCGGCGCCTCCGTCGCCTGCCTGGCGCTCTCCCTGCCCGTCGGGCAGGCGCACCGGCTGCGCCGGGCCGCCGAGGCGCTCAACCGCCAGGCGGCACCGGCCCTGCTGACCCTCGTGGTCTGA
- a CDS encoding antibiotic biosynthesis monooxygenase family protein encodes MASVVKINVLTVPAEQREVLEQRFGARAGAVEGQDGFEWFELLRPVEGTDTYLVYTRWRSEEDFQNWLNGPMRQAHQGGGGKPAASGAELWSFEVVQQAGPKRED; translated from the coding sequence GTGGCCAGCGTGGTGAAGATCAACGTCCTGACCGTTCCCGCCGAGCAGCGGGAGGTCCTTGAGCAGCGCTTCGGGGCGCGCGCGGGGGCGGTGGAGGGCCAGGACGGGTTCGAGTGGTTCGAGCTGCTGCGGCCCGTCGAGGGCACCGACACCTACCTGGTGTACACCCGCTGGCGCAGCGAGGAGGACTTCCAGAACTGGCTGAACGGCCCGATGCGGCAGGCGCACCAGGGCGGGGGCGGCAAGCCCGCGGCGTCCGGCGCCGAGCTGTGGTCGTTCGAGGTGGTGCAGCAGGCCGGGCCGAAGCGCGAGGACTGA